One part of the Vicia villosa cultivar HV-30 ecotype Madison, WI linkage group LG6, Vvil1.0, whole genome shotgun sequence genome encodes these proteins:
- the LOC131612845 gene encoding protein BONZAI 3-like, producing MGGCFSDVKGAKEAVGGVNQKATNNNNDAVDFFYTSQGFQPLFTRIELSFSASDLLDMDITSKSDPMLVVYAKKGDGKLEELGRTEVITNCLNPEWIEKINIAFHFEIVQPLLFHVYDIDTTYHGVSTKTLKLKDQDFIGEASCNLSEIVTKQNRSLTLKLQGKRESIVQRNLGTVTIHAEETVASRNVVQISFRCTRLDNKDVFSKSDPFLRVSRLVETGGSIPICKTEVIDNNLNPKWKPVSLNFQQFGSKETPLLIECFDFNRSGSHSFIGKMHKSIADLEKLFNERKGANFLVPSKRRGQDKILKGQLFVDHYIEREQFSFIDYISSGFELNFMVAIDFTASNGNPQQPDSLHYINASGRLNAYQKAIMEVGEVIQFYDSDKMFPAWGFGGTVQSGAVSHCFNLNGGPPGSSEVAGVEGIMDAYSSALHTVRLSGPTLFGPVINTAAQMATESLSSYNSTKYYVLLIITDGIVTDLQESINAVVNASDLPLSILIVGVGGADFSGMEVLDADSGPRLRSSTGRVAARDIVQFVPMREVQRGQISVVQALLEELPDQFLGFMRSRDIKPIS from the exons TTATCTTTTTCAGCATCTGACTTACTTGATATGGACATTACATCAAAg agtgATCCTATGCTTGTTGTATATGCAAAGAAAGGAGATGGCAAATTGGAAGAATTAGGACGAACTGAAGTTATAACCAATTGTTTGAATCCAGAATGgatagaaaaaattaatattgcatttcatttcgaGATTGTGCAACCACTTCT ATTTCATGTGTATGACATTGACACAACATATCATGGCGTTTCCACTAAG ACACTAAAACTGAAAGATCAAGATTTCATTGGAGAAGCGAGTTGCAATTTATCAGAG ATAGTGACCAAACAAAACCGGAGTTTAACCTTAAAGCTTCAAGGCAAAAGAGAGAGTATTGTTCAAAGAAATCTAGGAACAGTTACCATTCATGCTGAGGAGACCGTTGCTTCAAGGAATGTTGTTCAGATTAGCTTCCGTTGTACTCGCTTGGATAACAAAGACGTTTTTTCCAAAAGT GATCCTTTTCTAAGGGTATCAAGATTGGTTGAAACCGGAGGTTCTATTCCTATTTGCAAGACTGAAGTCATAGACAACAACTTAAATCCAAAATGGAAACCAGTTTCTCTTAATTTCCAACAATTTGGAAGTAAA GAGACTCCATTACTTATTGAGTGTTTTGACTTCAATAGGAGTGGCAGTCATTCATTTATCGG TAAAATGCATAAGTCGATTGCAGACCTTGAAAAGCTATTTAATGAGAGGAAAGGTGCAAATTTTCTTGTGCCATCGAAACGCCGTGGACAAGATAAG ATTTTAAAGGGTCAACTCTTTGTGGATCACTATATTGAAAGGGAACAATTCAGCTTTATTGATTACATATCTAGTGGATTTGAACTCAACTTCATGGTTGCAATAGACTTCACTG CTTCCAATGGAAATCCTCAACAGCCAGATTCTTTGCATTACATCAATGCATCAGGTCGGCTAAACGCATACCAAAAG GCTATAATGGAGGTTGGAGAAGTTATTCAGTTCTATGATTCTGATAAGATGTTTCCTGCTTGGGGATTTGGAGGAACTGTACAAAGTGGTGCAGTATCTCACTGTTTTAACCTGAATGGAGGACCTCCAGGTAGCTCTGAG GTGGCAGGAGTTGAAGGCATAATGGATGCTTATTCTAGTGCTTTACATACAGTCAGACTATCAGGACCAACTTTATTCGGCCCGGTTATCAACACGGCTGCACAGATGGCTACAGAGTCCCTTTCATCGTATAACAGCACTAAATACTATGTATTGCTTATCATAACG GACGGAATTGTTACGGATCTTCAAGAATCAATAAATGCTGTGGTTAACGCATCTGATCTTCCTCTATCGATACTTATAGTTGGCGTTGGAGGCGCTGATTTCTCCGGAATGGAG gTATTGGATGCTGATAGTGGACCACGTTTAAGAAGTTCTACCGGTCGTGTAGCGGCGCGAGATATAGTGCAGTTTGTCCCAATGAGAGAAGTTCAAA GAGGACAAATCTCTGTTGTGCAAGCTCTTTTGGAAGAACTGCCTGATCAGTTTTTAGGTTTCATGAGGAGCAGAGATATCAAACCAATCTCTTAA